ACTCAACAATTTAGAGTTTGACCATGCTGATATTTTTGAAGATTTGGCGGCAATAGAAACACAGTTTCATCATCTTGTCAGAACGATTCCACAAAATGGCCTTATCGTGAGTAATCAAGAAGCAAGCCTGCGGCGGGTTATCGCCAAAGGTTGTTGGACGCCAGTCGAAAGCTTTGGTAATCAAGATAGTTGGCATATTACCAACCCAGATAATAATGGCGGTTTTGATGTCATGTTTGGGGCAGCGCATCAAGGAAGATTGGCTTGGGATATTATTGGGCAACATAACCAAATGAATGCATTAGCCAGTATTGCTGCAGCACGGCATATCGGCGTGCCTGTAGAACAAAGTATTGCAGCACTGACCGTATTTAAAAATGTAAAGCGCCGCATGGAGTTGCGTGGTGTGGTGAATCATATTCACGTCTATGACGACTTTGCTCACCACCCAACCGCCATTGCAACTACGCTTGCGGGGTTACGAAAAAAAGTTGGCCAAGCACGCATAATTGCAGTGCTAGAGCCACGTTCTAATACAATGAAACTTGGAACGATGAAAGCAGTATTGGCCGCCAGTTTGACTGATGCAGATATCGTATGTTGTTACAGTGCAAATGTCGATTGGGATATCTCACAGGCATTAGTGCCGATACAAAGCAAATCAAACGTGTTTGCTGATATGCATGAATTAATTGCTACGATCGCAAAAATGGCGCAACCTGACGACCATATATTGGTCATGAGTAACGGCAGTTTTGGCGGTATTCATCAAAAAATTCTTGATGCTTTAATGTGAATTAAGTGGATAATTTCTTAAAAAATTTGACCCCTTTTGGGATGGCAATAGGGTTTTCGCTAGCGGTGCATGCCGTGCTATTAGCCATTCAATTTGAGTCAGAGCTGAAAGATGCAATTAAGCGCTTGCCATCACTTGAGGTGGTGTTAGTGAATGCTAAAACCCAGCAAGCACCCGATAATGCTGAGCTGATTGCACAAGCTAATTTGGACAGAGGAGGTAATACCGACGACAACCGACAAATGAAAACAGCATTGCCAGCATCGCAACGTCAGATAGCAGAAATTAAATTTCAAGAAAAGAAAGAAGCGCAGACAGCTGCAAAGTCTGTCAAATTAAAAGCCAATAAAGAGCAAGAGGAAAAACGAGTAACTCAATTGGAGAAGCAAGCTGAGGACTTGCTAACACAACTAAAATCAGCCGCTACAGTACCCGATGCAGCCCAACAAGCGATGACTCGTTTCGTTGAACCTGAACAGGCGCAAGAAAATGTCCTGTCAAAAAAATTCAATCGCGATGCTTTACTCGCTGCTAGTTTAGAAATTGACCGTTTAGAGGCGCAAATTGCCAAACAACAAGAGGCCTATCAAAAGCGTCCAAAACGGCGCTTATTGGGTGCGCGCACCAAAGCCGCAGAAGATGCACTTTATTTAGAAGCGTGGCGGCAAAAGGTCGAGCGAATAGGTAATATGAATTACCCCGCGACAGTAAGAGCGCAGAAACTGTATGGCACATTGCAACTAACTGTTTCTATTCGCGCTGATGGTTCTGTAGAAAATATTACAATAGACAAAAGCTCTGGCTCTCAGTTATTAGATGAAGCAGCGATTAATATTGTTAACTTAGCTGCGCCTTATGCAAAATTTTCAGACGAGATGAAAAAAACAACCGATATTTTAGGCATCACAAGGACGTGGACGTTTACCAATGAAGATGCGCTTTATACTAAATAATCGTTCTCTAGCATAGCCACGCGGCGCTTTTTGTTTGCCTTACAGATGGCGAAAATATCTGACTTAGCCTGCCAAGCTTAATGCCCAGCCAGTCGTGCGGCCATCTTAATTTTTTTACCAATCCGCTATAATACCAACTCATCTATTACGCAATTGCCACCATGACATTACACTTTAAACACCACATCTTTTTTTGCTTAAACCAACGGCCAGATGGCGAGTCCTGTTGCCAAGACAAAGGCGCGGAAGCGGCTTTTGACTATATGAAAAAGCAAGTTAAACAATTAGGATTAAATGGAAAAGACAAGGTACGGGTGAATCGTGCCGGTTGTTTAGATCGGTGTAATGAGGGGCCGCTGATGGTGGTTTATCCTGAGGCAGTTTGGTATACCTTTGTCGATAATGAAGATATTGATGAGATTATTGACAGCCATTTAATCAATAACAACGTCGTGAAGCGTTTGCTAGTTGATTAGTTTATTTGCTTAAATCACCAGTAAGGTGTACGGTGATTTTTGTTTTCAATTGACCTAATAATGTCAGCGAAAGCCCAGTTTGCTTTCCTGCTTGCGTGGCCTCTCCCCAATGACTGTTCGGAAAGTGTTTGTCAGTTTCAAACCGTGGAATGAGATGCCAATGTACGTGTGGTGTTTTGTTGCCTAAACTGGCTAAGTTAATTTTATCTGGTTGGATTACCTCGCGCAGGGCAGTTTCCACAGCAAATACTACTTTCATGATACGGGCGCGTTCGGCTGGTGCTAAGTCTGTCATTTCTTTGACATGCGCTTTGAGTTCGACTCGACAATAAGCTGGATAATCAGCATCATTTAGTAGTACCACACGGCAAAAATCATCTTGCCATAAAATAAGGTGTGTACTTGGTTTACACAGCACACAGTCTTGATTATCGATCACTTAAGAAGCGGCCAACATGCGATCTAGGGTGAGCTTAGCTAACTGAGCTTCTTCCGCGGGCACAGTAATTTGATTAACAATATTGCCTTCTACTAGATTTTCTAAACACCAAGCCAAATGCTGCGGGTCAATGCGTGCCATGGTAGAACACTCGCACACTACATGGCTCATAAATTGGACCAGTTTGCCTTGCGGTTTCATTTGTTCGGCCAGGCGTGTGACTAAATTTAATTCAGTTCCCACTAACCATTTGGTATTGGGCGCAGCTTCAGACACCGTTTTTAAAATATACTCGGTTGAACCAACAAAGTCGGAGTTTAAGCAAACTTCAAATGGCGCTTCAGGGTGTGAAATAATATGGCCATCTGGATGTTGTTTTTTGAATTGTTCAATGTTTTGCAAGCGGAACATTTGATGTACTGCGCAGTGCCCTTTCCACAATAAAATTTTTGCATTCTTAATTTGCTCTATTGTTAAGCCGCCTTGTGGCTGGTCAGGATCCCAAATCGGCATTTGTTCTAGTGGAATACCCATTTGATGACCACTCCAGCGACCCAAGTTTTGATCGGGGAAAAATAACACTTTTTCGCGTTGATTAAAGCTCCACTCCAATATTTTAGGTGCGTTGGTGCTGGTGCAGACAATGCCGCCGTGTTCGCCACAAAAGGCTTTTAAATCGGCAGCAGAATTAATATAAGTGACAGGGGTAATTTGCGTATCGAAATCTAACACTTTGTTTAATTCGCGATAGCTACGTTCTACCTTGGCTAAATTGGCCATGTCTGCCATCGAGCAGCCAGCGGCTAAATCTGGCAAAATCACTACTTGATCTGGCCGGCTGAGAATATCAGCCACCTCCGCCATAAAATGAACACCTAAAAAGACAATAAACTCAGCATCCAAATTTTCACAGTATTTAGAAAGTTTGAGCGAGTCACCTGAAAAGTCAGCATGACGGTATACGCTTTCGTGTTGATAATGATGACCAAGAATCACCAGGCGTTTACCTAATTTTTCACGAGCAGCCAAAATTCGTGCTTGGCAATCATCGTCTTTTTTAGATTGAAAATGGTCGAATTGAATAGCAACAGCTTGAGCTTGCATCATATAGTTGAAGTTTTAAAGGTTTCGTAAAGAATTATTTTATAACGATGCGATTGATAATGGAAATGGCTATAGCGTCATTTGGTGTTTCTCACCTAATCTTTTAAGTGCATCAACGTTCGTCCAAGAAAAAACGCGCTTTGCTGCTTCGCGCCAATCAACCCATTCATAGCGAAGGTGTTCATCTGGCGCTAAAGTAATATCAGTCATTGCTGGTAAGCATAGACCAAATAAGTGCTCTACATTTTCAGTGACACCTTCAGCATAACGATGACGCCAATGTGGATAAATCTCATAAGTGTTTTGAGCTTGCCAGTCTTGAAAATCGTAGGCAAGCGCGTCTAGTCCGGTTTCTTCTTTCACTTCGCGAATAGCAGCTTGATAAGGCGTTTCGTTGGCTTCAATGCTGCCAGTCACCGATTGCCAAAAACCAGCTTTGTCAGCGCGCTCTAAGATGAGCACTTTTAAATCAACGCTATAGATAAGCACAAGTGCAGAAATAGGTGTTTTATATTTTTTTTGCAGAGGTTAAATCCTTGGGTAATTTAAAAATAACACTTTCTACAACGCCTTGTAACTCTGAGATATGATTGGCGCCTAACTGCTGCAAGGTGGCAATCACTTCTTTAACTAAAACTTCAGGTGCAGATGCCCCTGCAGAAACGCCAATTTTCTTCTTGTTGATCAACCACTCAGGCTTTAAGTGAGAGGCGTTATCAATCATATATGCTTCTACGCCTTGATGCTCAGCGACTTCACGTAAACGATTAGAATTAGAACTATTAGGAGAGCCAACAATAATGACGAGGTCACAATCTTTTGCCATAATTTTTACAGCATCTTGACGATTTTGGGTGGCGTAGCAAATGTCATCACTTTTTGGACCTTGAATAGCAGGAAATTTTTGCTTCAGCGATTGAATAACCTGGGCAGCATCATCCATCGACAGCGTTGTTTGTGTCACATAAGCCAGCTTATTGGGATTGTTAACTGCTAATTTCAGCACATCTTCAGGGGTTTCAACCAAATAC
This region of Methylophilaceae bacterium genomic DNA includes:
- the ispH gene encoding 4-hydroxy-3-methylbut-2-enyl diphosphate reductase — translated: MTKLEKNIQADIVLANPRGFCAGVDRAIIIVEQALEKFGAPIYVRNEVVHNKFVVDELREKGAVFVKDLDVIPKGSTVIFSAHGVSKAIRAEADARGLTAFDATCPLVTKVHIEVAKMRKDGMEIVMIGHKGHPEVEGTMGQSETGMYLVETPEDVLKLAVNNPNKLAYVTQTTLSMDDAAQVIQSLKQKFPAIQGPKSDDICYATQNRQDAVKIMAKDCDLVIIVGSPNSSNSNRLREVAEHQGVEAYMIDNASHLKPEWLINKKKIGVSAGASAPEVLVKEVIATLQQLGANHISELQGVVESVIFKLPKDLTSAKKI
- a CDS encoding energy transducer TonB, translating into MAIGFSLAVHAVLLAIQFESELKDAIKRLPSLEVVLVNAKTQQAPDNAELIAQANLDRGGNTDDNRQMKTALPASQRQIAEIKFQEKKEAQTAAKSVKLKANKEQEEKRVTQLEKQAEDLLTQLKSAATVPDAAQQAMTRFVEPEQAQENVLSKKFNRDALLAASLEIDRLEAQIAKQQEAYQKRPKRRLLGARTKAAEDALYLEAWRQKVERIGNMNYPATVRAQKLYGTLQLTVSIRADGSVENITIDKSSGSQLLDEAAINIVNLAAPYAKFSDEMKKTTDILGITRTWTFTNEDALYTK
- a CDS encoding HIT family protein, which encodes MDNQDCVLCKPSTHLILWQDDFCRVVLLNDADYPAYCRVELKAHVKEMTDLAPAERARIMKVVFAVETALREVIQPDKINLASLGNKTPHVHWHLIPRFETDKHFPNSHWGEATQAGKQTGLSLTLLGQLKTKITVHLTGDLSK
- the nudB gene encoding dihydroneopterin triphosphate diphosphatase; translated protein: MQKKYKTPISALVLIYSVDLKVLILERADKAGFWQSVTGSIEANETPYQAAIREVKEETGLDALAYDFQDWQAQNTYEIYPHWRHRYAEGVTENVEHLFGLCLPAMTDITLAPDEHLRYEWVDWREAAKRVFSWTNVDALKRLGEKHQMTL
- the nadA gene encoding quinolinate synthase NadA, producing the protein MQAQAVAIQFDHFQSKKDDDCQARILAAREKLGKRLVILGHHYQHESVYRHADFSGDSLKLSKYCENLDAEFIVFLGVHFMAEVADILSRPDQVVILPDLAAGCSMADMANLAKVERSYRELNKVLDFDTQITPVTYINSAADLKAFCGEHGGIVCTSTNAPKILEWSFNQREKVLFFPDQNLGRWSGHQMGIPLEQMPIWDPDQPQGGLTIEQIKNAKILLWKGHCAVHQMFRLQNIEQFKKQHPDGHIISHPEAPFEVCLNSDFVGSTEYILKTVSEAAPNTKWLVGTELNLVTRLAEQMKPQGKLVQFMSHVVCECSTMARIDPQHLAWCLENLVEGNIVNQITVPAEEAQLAKLTLDRMLAAS
- the mpl gene encoding UDP-N-acetylmuramate:L-alanyl-gamma-D-glutamyl-meso-diaminopimelate ligase, with product MHIHILGICGTFMGGIAALAKQSGFKVTGCDANVYPPMSTQLEAQGIELIEGYTPEQIRLNPDIFVIGNAVSRGNPLMEAILNQGLPYISGPQWLAEHVLQGKWVLAVAGTHGKTTTSSMLSWILEYAGLAPGFLIGGVPENFSVSARLPARPTQDKNSVSPFFVIEADEYDTAFFDKRSKFVHYHPRTAVLNNLEFDHADIFEDLAAIETQFHHLVRTIPQNGLIVSNQEASLRRVIAKGCWTPVESFGNQDSWHITNPDNNGGFDVMFGAAHQGRLAWDIIGQHNQMNALASIAAARHIGVPVEQSIAALTVFKNVKRRMELRGVVNHIHVYDDFAHHPTAIATTLAGLRKKVGQARIIAVLEPRSNTMKLGTMKAVLAASLTDADIVCCYSANVDWDISQALVPIQSKSNVFADMHELIATIAKMAQPDDHILVMSNGSFGGIHQKILDALM
- a CDS encoding NAD(P)H-dependent oxidoreductase subunit E, which translates into the protein MTLHFKHHIFFCLNQRPDGESCCQDKGAEAAFDYMKKQVKQLGLNGKDKVRVNRAGCLDRCNEGPLMVVYPEAVWYTFVDNEDIDEIIDSHLINNNVVKRLLVD